tcttgaattggtGAAGGCTTTTGCAAAAATGAATATAGAAATTGATGAAGTTGTGTTTGAGAATGCTCCAAAAAATGCCCAATATATCGCTCCAGAAATTCAGAAAGAGATTTTACATATTATGGCCAATAGAGTACGACAGATGGTTcgtgaagaagttggagataaATACTTCTGTATTCTTGTTGATGAAGCCCGAGATATATCTAAACGAGAGCAAATGGCCATTATATTGAGGTTTGTGAACAATCatgggattttgacagaaagATTTTTTGCCATCAAAAGTGTTAGTGACACTACCtcaatgaatttgaaaaatGAGATATCAAATGTTCTTGTTCATCATGATCTCCATGTTAAGAAAATCAGAGGCCAAGGATATGATGGTGCTAGCAATATGCGTGGAGCGTGGAATGGACTTCAAGcattatttctcaaagattgtcCCTATGCATACTATGTCCACTGTTTTGCACATCGTTTACAACTGACATTGGTTTCTGCAGCTAAGGATGTTAGTGTTATTTGGGAATTCTTTTCTCATTTGGACAATATTGTTAATATTGTCACTTCTTCTACTAAGCGCATTGCTGAATTACATACTGCACAGAGAAATGAAATTGAGTATATGTTGTCAATTGGAGAACGTGATTCTGGAAGTGGTGCAAACCAGATTGGTAATTTGCAACGAGCAGGAGCTACTCGTTGGAGTTCTCACTATGATTCGGTAAAAAGCTTGATAGGTATGTACACTGCAACTTGCAAAGTTTTTGAAGTTCTCAGTGATTATTCTCCAAATGGAAGAGTTAAGGCTGAAGTTCGGGAGATTTACAGAAACATGGCAAGCtttgaatttgtgtttattttgcacttaatgcataaaattatgagaacaaCAGATACTCTTTGTCaaattcttcaaagaaaatctcaaGACATTTTGACTGCTATCACATTTGTCACTACTACCAAAACTTGCCTTCAAGAATTTAGAGAATGTGGGTGGAATGAATTTCTTCAGGAAGTTAAAGTTTTTTGCTCAAGAAATGAAATTGATGTACCTGACCTTGATTGTCTATATAAGATTGGACGTTCCTGTCGGCAAACTACAATAGAACATCATTACcactttgatgtttttaatgcagCAATAGATTTCATTTTGATGGAGTTAAATACTCGGTTCAATGAGTCATCGGTGGAACTTCTTTCTCTTAGTACAGCTTTAGATCCTAAAAATTCATTTGACTCATTTAACAGTGATGATATTTGCAAGCTTGCGAAGAAGTTTTATCCTGGAGATTTCACAGATCAAGAAATTGTTGCTTTGGAGTATGAATTGATACATTATAAACTTGATGTGATGCAGAATTTAAAGGTTTCTACACTTGTTGAGTTGTGTCAGCAATTGACCGAGAGTGGACGGTCAAGTGTTTATGTTATGTTGACTAGATTGAttcatcttgttttgacattacCTGTGTCTACTGCCACTACTGAGCGGGCTTTTTCAGCAATGAAGCATGTGAATACGGCACTTCGCAATAAAATGGAGGATGACTTTCTTGCCGATTGTTTGACACTCTATATTGAACGAGATTTAGCTAAACATATTGATGTAAATTCtattattgatgaattttatgttttaaaatctcgTAGGGCACAACTTCGTTGTAACGatataatgtaaatttttttttaataatatataacttatcATATTGACTTCAAGCCCCTCCCAACTTTTATTCCTGGATCCGTCCCTGGTTGACacatctcacaaataaagattcgtgagaccgtttcacaagaactTACTATATATGATATAGGAAACTCTAGGTCGTGTTTTCGTGAccaaacaagttttggttggttgatttatacatcaaataaacatattgATGTCGGTAGATCCataactttgatttttttatgttctttaatacaatatatatataaaaagtaATGATTATTACGTAACAGTTATGCGTTACTAACTCAATTAAACGGCCGGAATTTGTAGAAACAAGACAAATTGATGTTGACAAATCCATTCATATTTACAAACTTCGATTCCTTAgtccaaaaatatatatataataataataaatccaCAATTTGTTATTTAGTCATGTTTTCTACAAATTCCGGCTGATTAATTAAAGTTAGTGACACTTTATTGTTAGGTATATGAAACCGTCTATAGCGTTGAGaagaaacaaaaataataaaacaccCTGGAGGTGACTATCTAACAATTATTCCACACAAAAATCAAGaaacaaaaaatttttttttctaaaaaaaagtatggaatttggaaattttttatggaggaaatttttttatttatgaaaatataaaattatatttaaggatcaaatttttgaattcgaattatattttaattttattttcagaaaTTTCTTTGAGTCGAAAAGCAGATGATGATGAAGTAGGGGTCTATTTTGTTTCATATTAAGAATTAGTTGTAGTTCCCCTCTCAATCACTTGTCTAAATCATATTTCACTTTGAAAATCcacatattaattattattgtaCTCATAATAGGAAGTAATTAAGaatgataaataaaaaaaaaaaggaaattaaTGTCCAAGCTTGACTCGGTCATCCTCTCCATGTCCCCACCATGTTGTGGACATGAGAtttttgaataatatttcacacTCAAGTGTGTGTAAAATGAGAAATTTGAAGTATTTACATCATAGATataaataatagtattattacTATTTTTTTAATAGCATATAGTTATTTATTCAAAAGTagcatataaaaataaatcaattaatttttaGAAAGTATATATGAATTGTCATATCTTGATAaaggtttttgtttttgttttttgtttttgttttttttttttttaatatctacatcttgagtaagtctcttgtgagacgttctcacgaatctttatctgtgagacgggtcaatcctaccgatattcacaataaaaaataatacacttagcataaaaagtaatattttttcatgaatgactcaaataagagatccgtctcacaaaatacgacccatgagaccgtcttacacagaTTTTTGACATCTTGAAAAtgggttttgtttttgtttttgtttttgttttttgtttttgttttttttttgccaATATCTACAGTCTTCTATCGACCTTTAAGTAATATTTCTTACCACATCCTTGATGACCCACTTTAATGGCATTTATCATAGTCATTTATCATAGTCCAATTCACGGGCCTATATTTTACCATAAATATTACAGAAAAATATAGACGATGTAAACCCTAAATCAAGCTAGCATATTTAGTGAAACTGCATAACTAATGCAccgaatttgaaatttacttaAACGTTATCCTCTTTTCTTCATGTTGTAAACTTAAAGTTTTAGTTCTTTATTTTATGACCATATAAACTGCATTCACTGATCTTTGGTGTACAATGTGTAAAAGTTTGGATTAACATAATAACTTGTAAATCACGTTATTCAAATAAATTGTATTTGATAAATCTAGTAGCGACTTGCTAAAATTACTAGCTTATTGCACTCATTAACAATggcttattattatttttttttaaataatgtatGAATAATAAGAAGAGTCACATGAGAAGTGGTTGGGAAAAATTTGCAAGTGATTGAATGTTGTActctatatatttatttattttcctttttttgaAGTTAATAAATTTTCCAAAATTAGTTTGGGGCCATATCTCTAAACTACTACCTATCGTGCGAATGACCTCTTGTCGTGATTGACGTTCTTTTGGGCAACACACAAATTAATTTCCTATTCATTATTTTCGGGAAAGAAATTACAGcgcatatcatatatatataaaatcacatTTACATACTATACCGAATTTAATGAAAGAAAaagatatataaaataaataaaaatgggacaatttttttaaaagcaaatGATCATTTGGTGCGAATGATGATGTAATAAttgattatatgttttttattttatacatgTTTCATCAGCACATCGCTTATTGTAAGCCGCTTTAACTCATGAACGATTATGTTAAAAGTCAAGGCGACTCTTGAAGTACAattatttacattttttttttgttatcg
The sequence above is a segment of the Primulina tabacum isolate GXHZ01 chromosome 6, ASM2559414v2, whole genome shotgun sequence genome. Coding sequences within it:
- the LOC142547983 gene encoding uncharacterized protein LOC142547983 — encoded protein: MEYQSAAKKGKTLISSFFKKRDRQASEDTSIPTVLTMQHQSSESLLFPNIQIPSCSSPRDDHQSSSTFIERDPGKRKQICEYHVNVRDEIRRSYLNMGPYQPDMLEYPGTKFGSQNRRFQKKWFQKFYWLEYSRSTNKAYCFYCFLFLNDVNSSNISALVNEGFDNWKGVNQGKTCAFLAHIGSAASSPHTMCERRAENLMRPSQHIDKVMHAQSKEEKEKNHLRLSTSIVAVRWLALQGCAFRGNDESLSSSNRGNFLELVKAFAKMNIEIDEVVFENAPKNAQYIAPEIQKEILHIMANRVRQMVREEVGDKYFCILVDEARDISKREQMAIILRFVNNHGILTERFFAIKSVSDTTSMNLKNEISNVLVHHDLHVKKIRGQGYDGASNMRGAWNGLQALFLKDCPYAYYVHCFAHRLQLTLVSAAKDVSVIWEFFSHLDNIVNIVTSSTKRIAELHTAQRNEIEYMLSIGERDSGSGANQIGNLQRAGATRWSSHYDSVKSLIGMYTATCKVFEVLSDYSPNGRVKAEVREIYRNMASFEFVFILHLMHKIMRTTDTLCQILQRKSQDILTAITFVTTTKTCLQEFRECGWNEFLQEVKVFCSRNEIDVPDLDCLYKIGRSCRQTTIEHHYHFDVFNAAIDFILMELNTRFNESSVELLSLSTALDPKNSFDSFNSDDICKLAKKFYPGDFTDQEIVALEYELIHYKLDVMQNLKVSTLVELCQQLTESGRSSVYVMLTRLIHLVLTLPVSTATTERAFSAMKHVNTALRNKMEDDFLADCLTLYIERDLAKHIDVNSIIDEFYVLKSRRAQLRCNDIM